TTTCGGTCATGTCGGCCTCCTTGGCTGTGGGTTGAATAAAGCAATGGGGCCGCCTCCGAGATCTGAGACGGCTCCGTGCTACGCCGGGCTGTGGCAGTGGTAGTGCAGCGGTGAGCCCTCAGGTCTTGACGGGCAGGGTCTTGCTGCCAGGATTTGCTGAAATCCCCGGGGGTTCGTGCGGTCGATCCGCGGCGTCGATGGTCCGTGCCGCAGCCCACGGGCTGGGGGCTGCCGGTGCCACGGCGAGCTCCTGGTGCACGCGGTCGCACTTGCCGGGCAAGGTGATCCTCGTCGGCCGGCCGCCGGGGAAGACGGCGCCAGGGGGGCGTCGCGATGCGATACCTCCTGGGGACGGCTGATTCGGCTGGGTCTCGTGCCGCCGGCAGGGACGCCGGTACCCGTCGCTACCCGTCGCTGCCCGTCGCTACCCGTCGGCCTCCAACTCAGCGTTGCCTGAGGGTGTTGACCACCCCGGCCAGCAGGGGCGCCAGCGCCGCCGCCGACGGACAGTCGATGAAGCGCTCCCCGAAGAGCCGACGCATCTCCCGCCGGTTGCCGGCCTCCAGTTCGACGCCCAGCCCCAACACCTCGATCCGGGCCTCGGCCGCGCAGTGGTTCAGATGCTGCACGGCGGGCGGGTCGTGCGGCTCGCCGTCGTGGATGATCACCAGCACCTTCAGCGTCTCGGGACGCGCGGTCATCTCGTTGAGGATCGCCTCGTAAGCCGGGCTCATGGCGCTGCCGGTGTTGGCCGGCAGTCCCGCCAGCCGGGCCAGCGCCCGCTCCGACGCGTCACCCGACCGCAGGATCCACTCCGCGCCCTCGAAGGCGACCACCCCGTGCCAGACGTCCAGCTCCGCGCAGGCGAGGTGCAGCGTGGCCGCCGCCACCCGGGCCGCCGCCATCCGCGCCCCGTCCATGGAACCTGACCGGTCCAGCAACACGCCCACCGCCACGGACTGCGGATCGGGCTCCGGCTCCGCCGGCATCACGAAGGGCGTGGCGTCCTGGCTGCGGATCGCCGCCCGCAGGCTCAGCCGCCCATGGCGGTCGGTCCACTCCGGCGTGCGCGCCACCTCCGGCAGGGCGAGCCGCGCCACCAACTCGGACGCCAGCGGCTCCGCCGCCGCCAGCAGCGCGCCCGGCGGCGCCAGCAACCGCTCGGGGCCGAACCCCGCCGTCGCCACCTCGGCCGGAAGCTCGTCGTCGTCCGCCGCTGACTTGCCGGGATCCTTCCAGTCGGTCCCGCCGCCCGGCCGCGGCTCGGCCGGATCGACCCGCGTCCCGCGGTTCGGCGCCCCCGGCAGCGGCACCTGCTCGGGCAGTGTCTGCTCCAAATCCAGGATGGCCACGATCTGCTCCGCGAGGTCGTAGACCCGTCCCGTGTCCGGCGCCACCCACGCCTGCTCCACCAGCGGCTGCACCTGGCGCCAGCGCCGCCGGTTCAGCGCCGACAGTTGCCCGTTCAGCGGCAGCCCCAGCCGTCGGGCCCAGCGCCACTGCAGCGCCGCAAGCACCACCCAGCGCGGGTCGTCCGGGTCCTGCAACTCCCCGCGCGGCTGTCCTAGCGGCAGGACGCGCCCGTAGCACTGTCGCGTCAGCGCCGTCAGCGCCCGGCGCACCGTCCAGAACTGTCCGCCCATGATCCGCTCGATGCGCTCGTCCTCCAGCACGTTCGTGACCTGCTGCACCACCGGGGTGGCGCCGTCGCGCGGCGTGGTGTAGCGCGCATGGCCCACTTCGTGCACCAGCAAGCCGCGCGTCAGCAGGTACTGGGTCCGCGGCGGGCCCGGGTGGGCCCGCGGGTTCACCGTGATCGTGCGCCGGGCGAAGTCGCACACGCCGCTCGGGCAGATGATCGGGTTGTCCTCGAGCTCCACCGCGAAGGCGTAGGGGCCCAGGAACGACTTGCCGTAGGTCACGAGCTGACGCTCGATGCTCGGCCACTGATACCACTGCACCGCCATCGGTCTCCCTCCTTCTCCTTGGGTAACGTGCGAGGCCCGCGCCGCACGTGGCGCAGGCCTCGGGACACTTGGGGGTTCGCGGCCTCGGTCAGACGCCCACCGGTCGGTGATTGGCCACCATCTGCAGCAGCAGGTCGCGCGTCTCGCTCGTCACCCGCCCGTCGGAGTCGCGACCGGCCACTCCGGGGAGCCAGGACATCAGCGCCGCATCCGCCAGGATGCGTCCGGCGTCCCCCGGACCCTGCAGCGGCTCCCGCGCCAGCTCGCCCCAGGCCAGCAATCCCCGCGGCGTCATGTCCGCCGGCAGTTGCCGCGTGCGCCGCAGGGCGCGCGTCTCCTGGGCCACCCGCACCATCCAGGTGGCCACCGCCGCCGGCAGGCCCGTGCGCCGGCGCAGCAGCGTCGCCTCGTCCTTCGGCTCCAGGTAGTCGAACTCCAGCGTCACCGGGAACCGGTCCGCCAGCGCCGCGTCGATCGGGTTCACCAGGTACCCCTGGCCCTGGTTCATGGCCATCAGCACCATGAACCCGTCCACCGCCCGCACCTCGTGCGAGCCGTGCTCGGTCAGCACCAGCGCCCGGCGCGAGATCGCGCCCAGCAGCACGTTCAGCGTCTTGCCGGGCATGCGGTTGGCCTCGTCCACGAAGAGCACCTGCCCCTGCCGCATGGCCTGCGTCAACGGCCCGTCGGCCCAGGCATAGCGAGCCGCGGGGCTGCCGGTCTCCAGGTCGCCGCCCGCCGCCAGGCGACAGGCGATCTCTGCCTGCACCGTGAATGGGTCGGCCTCAGCCGACCGGTCCGGCACGTAGCCGCCCAGCAGGTCCACCGGCTGCATGGCCTCGTGGCCTTCGACGGTCCGCAGCTCGCGGTGGCCGTAGCGCGCGGCCTCGGTCGCGCACAGGGACTTGCCCGTGCCCCGCGGGCCTACCAGCATGGCGTGCAGGCCGCGTTCCACCGCCAGGACCAATTGGCCGAGTTGCGGCCCGCAGAACGTGGCGCCCTCCACTCGCCGCGTCAGAGCCTCGGGCAACCGGCTGGGCACGACCAGTCCCGTCGCCCGGTAGGCGGTCAGGGCCTCCGGGTCGGTTAGCAGCGGCGCCAGGTCGTCCGAGGTCGGGTCGGGTCGCGCCTCGCACGCCACCTCGATCACCAGCCGGTGCAACCGGTCGTTGACCGGCGCCGGCGTCTGGTCGCGGAACAGCAGCCAGTACCAGAGCTCATCTGCCACCCGCGCCAGCGGTACGGCAAGAGACTCGTCCACCTCGCCCTCGGCGGCTTGCCAGGCCGCCAACAAGGCCTCCCAGGCGTCCAGCAGGTCGATCGCGGACTCGCGGCTGGCGAACGCCTCCAGCAGCGCCACCAGCCCCAAATCGGCATCAACCCGCCGCAGCCCGGCCAGCGCCGGGCCGGCGAAGCTGATGACCCGCTCACCCCGTGTATGCCGTCGCGGCCGCCGCCGCAGCCACAGCCCATCGCCGTCGGCCAGCCGCGTCCGCGCCTCGAGCACATCCCCTTGCAGGCCCATCACGACGGCCTCCAGCAGCGGCACCGCGCACGGCGCCGGGCCGGCGTCGCGTCTCCGGGCCTGAGCCGGCAACGGCTCGTTCGCGTGCAGCCACGGCGCCAGCGCCGTGACGTCCTTGCCGTACAGCAGTTGCTCCCTGATCTCCCAGCCATGGACGTTGAGTTGACGTCCCATCGGGCACCTCCCGTCCTCCTCGGACGTGGAACGCCCGCGCGGGTCCGGCCCCGAGAGCCGGCACCACCCGCGCGGGCGCCGCCCCTTTGGGGCCTATCGAATCCGGGCGCTCAGCTCAGCGCGGCGCCCACCGGTTCCATCAGGGCCCGCTGCGTAAGCTCCGCGATCCACGCGGCCGCGGTGCGCCGGTCCAGCCGGCGGAGGTCGCAGCCGTACCGCGCCGGCGCGGCGGTCGCGACGTCCAGTCCCAGGCGATCGCCGAGCAACCGCAGGGCTTTCACCTGAATGGGAAGCACGTCCGCCGTCGCGGAAGCGGTAGCCGGTGCCGCCAATGGCGCCGTCGCACGGCTCACCTGTCGACGTGCCCCGCGTGGGCGATCGATCCAGTCCGGATCCACCGCCACCCGGTGCCAGGTGCCGCGCGCGACGTGCGCTGGGCGCACCCCACCCGTCAACTGGCGGATCGCAGCCGCCGCCTGCCGTCGGGTGATATCGCTCACCGCGACGCCGAAGCGCACCGGCAACTCCCGCCGCCAGTCGGCGCCGAGCAGCTCCGCCAGCAGAGTCAGCTGCCGGTTGCGCGCCGGCCGCTCCCCATACGGCACCTGCCGCCCGAGGCTCGCTTCGGGCCGCTCGCGACCAGCAGTCGGTATCGAGTCGCCGACCGCGTTTGACACTGTCGTGGGGGCCGTCACCGGCCCGCCACGCCGCCCCATGCGCCGTGCTGCCTGAGGCAGCAGACGCCCTAAACCTGGGATCATGACGCTTCTCCTTTGCCCATTGAGGGCACGAAGACCCGCCGGATCCCATCGCCGGCGGGCCGTGGGCCACCCTCCCGTGGCCGTCCCGCCGGCGCCTCAATACGCCGACCTCAAACTTCGACGCCCGGGGCGACCTCCCGGCGCTCCGGCGTCCTACTCACTCGGACCGGGCGACCTCCCGGCACCCGGTCCCATCAATCCGTGTCGCGGGCCCGCGGCGGTTTTGCGTTGCGCGGGTGTCGCGACAGGGAAAGCGTGCCCGGGATGTTCCGGAACGCCTATCCAGGTTTCCGTAAACGTGGAGAGACGGGGCGGCAAGGCCGCCGAGGAGACCGAGCAGCCGGAACAGCAGCCGTGCCCCCCATCCAATCAGTATTCGCTATGCGACGCGGCGGCTACTGCTGGTGACGTGCAGGCGAGAGGATCTTTCGGATCTGGGCGAGGATTCCCCGCAGAGATGCTGTCAGGCACACCTGACCTCGATAAGCATGGCGTAGTGTGAAGGAGTTGGCTTGCCAGTCATGCGTGTTGGGTAATGGCTCGACCGCCGGGAACTCGCACGTTCGTTTCGGTGCGCTACCAATCCCGGTCTACGAAGCCATCCCAGCTGGCGGATGTAGAGCTACCGATGGGCATAGCAGTGCGCGCCCAGACTTGAGGGGCTAGTGGTCTCCGGACTGTGCGGGTTGGAGTCCGGCCCTCGGCACCACTCGCAGAGGAGGGCCTTACTCGGTCTCCGCGCCCCTGTGGGACAAACCAGCCAGGCTAGGGGAGTTCGTGGTACACGTCGCGCCGTGAATTCCGGCTAAGTCTAGCTAGTCCGGATGGGTCGCGGACTGTGGCGTCGCCTGTTGCCGTGAATTGCGAGTGCGAGCGGCGCGAGTACTCGCGCCGCGTCCCGATCCACCGTCGACCCCGGGGGAGGTCACCGGCGGCCGCCGGAGGGCCCTGGATGCTCTCGGATGCCTCGTGCTCCAGTTGCCCGCCAGTGGCGCGCAGCTCGCGCAGCAAATTGGCAATCTCGGCATCGAGGGCCGCCAGCACCTGCGGTCGCCAGCGTCGCGACAGGTGGCGGCGACCCATACCGGCCGACGCGGCGATGCGCGCGATGGACTCGCCGGCCACCCAGCGCTGCAGGAACTCGCCCTTGCGGGGATCGAGGGCATTGGCTACGCGGGTGCAGGCGAGGCGCAGCACGGCTTGGACCGCCCAGCCCTCAGGGAATGCCCGGTCTGCGAACTGCGTCCGACCCAGCGACTGGAGGTCCCGGCACTTGGCCAGCGGCGAGCGCGAGAACTCCCCAGCCGAGCTGATCTTGCGTGGGGAAATCTCATACGGGAGTTGACATGGGCCGGTAAGCGTACGACGCCTCCGCCACCATGCCCGCCCCTAACTTCTCAAGTCACGCACTCTACCACGGCGACAATCTGGCGTCTCTCCGTGCCATGAACTCCGAGACCGTGGACCTGATCGCCACGGACCCGCCGTTCTACAAGGGTCGCGACTTCCACGCGACGCCCGATAGCCTGTCCGCCGGTGCGAAGTTCCAGGACCGGTGGTCATGGGAGCGCGACGTGCACCCCGACTGTGTCGACCAGCTCACCGACGATTGCCCCATGCCTAATAGAGGCCATCGAGCCGGTTCGCTACGCGCACTCAGACGGCATGGGCGCGTACATGTGCTTCATGGCCGTGCGGCTGCTGGCGATGCACCGGGTGCTAGAACCGACCGGCTCGATCTACCTGCATTGCAACCCCACGACCTCCCACCACCTCAAGGCCGTCATGGACGCGATCTTTGGGTGGCGGAGATTCAGGAACGAGATCGTCTGGTGCTATCGCGGCATGACGTCCAAGTCACGGCGATTCAACGCGAAGCACGATGTCCTGCTCTTTTGCGTACATGGGGGGCACATTCAATGTCCAGCGGAGCAACGCGATGCTGGCGAAGTACAGCCACCGTAACGACGGGGGGGTGCCGCTACATGCGGTCCAACGGCAAGCGCTACTACCTCAAGGGCGGCAAGCCGTCTGACACGGTGTGGGATATTCCCACACTCTCGCCCAGCCACTCAGAATGGATCGGCTGGCCGACGCAAAGGCCGATCACCCTCTACGAGCGGATAATCCAAGCATCCTCGAACGAGGGTGATATCGTGCTTGACCCGTTCGCTGGGTGCGCCACCACGCCGGTCGCCGCCGAACGCTTGGGCCGCCGCTGGATCCGCATGGACACTTGGGACGGCGCGACGGCCGCACCCTACCTGCGCGTCAAGTTGCGGGTGCCGGAACCGGAGGGGCCGCGCTGGTCGCGCGCCGAGATGTACGCGCACCTGCTCGACCAGCACGGGCCGACGTGCCAGGGCTGCGATCATACGTTCGATGACCCTCGCTACCTCGAACTCGACCACAACACGCCGCGATCCGACGGCGGGCTGAACCACGTCACCAACCGGATTTTGCTCTGCGGCCCGTGCAATCGGCTCATGTCGATCCAGTACACGCTCTCAGGGCTGCGG
The sequence above is a segment of the Chloroflexota bacterium genome. Coding sequences within it:
- a CDS encoding DNA methyltransferase, which gives rise to MSTSSPTIAPCLIEAIEPVRYAHSDGMGAYMCFMAVRLLAMHRVLEPTGSIYLHCNPTTSHHLKAVMDAIFGWRRFRNEIVWCYRGMTSKSRRFNAKHDVLLFCVHGGHIQCPAEQRDAGEVQPP
- a CDS encoding MoxR family ATPase yields the protein MGRQLNVHGWEIREQLLYGKDVTALAPWLHANEPLPAQARRRDAGPAPCAVPLLEAVVMGLQGDVLEARTRLADGDGLWLRRRPRRHTRGERVISFAGPALAGLRRVDADLGLVALLEAFASRESAIDLLDAWEALLAAWQAAEGEVDESLAVPLARVADELWYWLLFRDQTPAPVNDRLHRLVIEVACEARPDPTSDDLAPLLTDPEALTAYRATGLVVPSRLPEALTRRVEGATFCGPQLGQLVLAVERGLHAMLVGPRGTGKSLCATEAARYGHRELRTVEGHEAMQPVDLLGGYVPDRSAEADPFTVQAEIACRLAAGGDLETGSPAARYAWADGPLTQAMRQGQVLFVDEANRMPGKTLNVLLGAISRRALVLTEHGSHEVRAVDGFMVLMAMNQGQGYLVNPIDAALADRFPVTLEFDYLEPKDEATLLRRRTGLPAAVATWMVRVAQETRALRRTRQLPADMTPRGLLAWGELAREPLQGPGDAGRILADAALMSWLPGVAGRDSDGRVTSETRDLLLQMVANHRPVGV